A single region of the Coleofasciculus sp. FACHB-T130 genome encodes:
- a CDS encoding type I restriction enzyme HsdR N-terminal domain-containing protein, with translation MVQTIQAKDITLRGLESEFGLLPSKNNNFFTEWVDNLPQITSEEQHFLDGVKEEYLHLIERRPMLEDLVKMVVLSPLLKLAGFYRPPYEIETEKSVTISDEDEDGVIVQGKIDILVLQSDLWVVVIESKRPLFSLDIAIPQILAYMLANPHSNKPTFGFISNGSHFRFIKLTKQDTPQYALSDEFTLYRRGNELYSVLSILKRLGELVVR, from the coding sequence ATGGTTCAAACTATTCAAGCTAAGGATATTACCCTTCGAGGTTTAGAAAGCGAATTTGGTTTGTTACCTTCTAAAAATAATAATTTTTTTACTGAATGGGTAGATAATTTACCTCAAATTACCTCTGAGGAGCAGCATTTTTTAGACGGAGTCAAAGAGGAATATCTACATTTAATCGAACGTCGCCCGATGCTAGAAGATTTAGTAAAAATGGTAGTCCTTTCTCCATTGCTGAAACTAGCTGGTTTTTATCGTCCACCTTATGAAATTGAAACAGAAAAATCTGTAACGATTTCAGATGAAGATGAAGACGGAGTTATAGTGCAGGGGAAAATTGATATTTTAGTTTTACAAAGTGACCTATGGGTGGTAGTTATCGAGTCTAAAAGACCGCTATTTTCTTTAGATATAGCGATACCTCAAATACTTGCTTATATGTTAGCTAATCCTCATTCTAATAAACCAACATTTGGCTTTATCAGCAATGGCAGTCATTTCAGATTTATAAAACTCACCAAGCAAGACACGCCCCAGTACGCCTTATCGGATGAATTTACGCTTTATCGGCGAGGGAATGAGTTATATAGTGTTCTGAGTATCTTAAAGCGATTGGGTGAATTGGTGGTAAGGTAG
- a CDS encoding tetratricopeptide repeat protein, with protein MRPSLDYWQGRTEERQKIGGWMADGNIRLIGITGLGGFGKSTLAAKIYEEDRAEFDKKFWVDVSRRVTFSELARRVLLRLGLSSSTVEAIPELSLVDALVNHLREGRYLLVIDNLESLLQQNGQWLDAIYEQFFHGWLGCGGKSVILVTTRERPDLPEIKLQWLPLPGLLPAEGANLLGALGILGTETELLDFAKKAEGHPLLLTLVAGFLRAEEESDPQISHLQRYGLADVAQLVTDEKLKGLHRGNIDIWMRLVLDASFNRLSDKLQRLLLNLSVYRIPFNTAAADAQLPGENVSEQDLRQLARCSLLQEERDKNGGRWFQFHPFILVYVKQKAGDLTEAHQKAIAYYKENAKSEPWQTKSDVAEYLEVFYHCYQLGEYDDAFKTIRLCDYFLTLRGYNTDLVELYGKLVETWQQNNSDRRKFAASLTSLGNAYRSLGQYQKAIDYHQQSLAITQEIGNPDGEATSLNNLGIAYDALGQYQKAIDYHQQSLAITREIGDRNGEVNSLGNLGNAYRSLGEYQKAIDYYQQSLAIKRAIGDRNGEATSLIGLGIAYDSLGQYQKVIDYYEQSLAIFREIGDRNGEAASLGNLGIASNSLGQYPLAIDYHKQSLAIKREIGARNGEANSLISLGMAYDSLGQYPQAIDYYQQSLAINREIGDRKGEATSLINLGMAYDSLGQYPPAIDYYEQSLAIFQEIGARNGEAASLFNLGITLAKLGRKSEAIAAYQNAHDLYQTMGLDANVQNAENAIQSLSRKTNIWMSLPKAIVGFLLRWVYRLWRLLHTFLRQR; from the coding sequence ATGCGCCCTAGCTTGGATTATTGGCAAGGGCGCACGGAGGAACGGCAGAAAATCGGGGGATGGATGGCGGATGGAAATATCCGGCTGATTGGCATTACGGGTTTGGGTGGCTTTGGCAAATCTACTCTGGCTGCCAAAATCTACGAAGAAGATAGGGCTGAGTTTGATAAAAAATTCTGGGTAGATGTCAGCCGCCGCGTGACTTTTAGCGAGTTGGCGCGACGAGTTTTGCTGCGGTTGGGGCTTTCCTCGTCAACTGTGGAGGCAATTCCAGAATTGTCGCTGGTGGATGCGTTGGTGAACCATCTGCGGGAGGGGCGGTATTTACTTGTCATAGACAACCTGGAAAGTTTGCTGCAACAAAATGGGCAATGGTTGGATGCTATTTACGAGCAGTTTTTTCACGGCTGGTTGGGATGTGGCGGTAAGAGTGTCATTCTGGTAACGACGCGGGAACGCCCGGATTTGCCAGAAATTAAGTTGCAATGGCTTCCTTTGCCGGGATTGTTACCAGCAGAGGGGGCTAATTTGTTAGGGGCTTTGGGGATTCTGGGGACTGAGACAGAATTGCTAGATTTTGCGAAAAAGGCAGAGGGACATCCCTTGCTGCTGACGCTGGTTGCAGGTTTTTTGCGGGCAGAGGAGGAATCAGATCCGCAGATTAGTCACTTGCAGAGGTATGGTTTGGCTGACGTAGCCCAGCTAGTGACTGACGAGAAGCTGAAAGGGTTGCACCGGGGCAACATTGATATCTGGATGCGCCTGGTGTTAGATGCCAGCTTTAACCGCCTTAGTGACAAGTTGCAAAGACTGCTACTAAATTTGAGTGTCTATCGGATTCCTTTCAATACAGCCGCAGCAGATGCCCAGTTGCCAGGAGAGAATGTATCGGAGCAAGATTTAAGGCAGTTGGCTAGATGTTCTCTGTTGCAGGAGGAAAGGGACAAGAACGGAGGGCGATGGTTTCAGTTTCACCCGTTCATTTTGGTGTATGTCAAGCAAAAGGCGGGCGATCTAACCGAGGCGCACCAAAAAGCGATCGCATACTACAAAGAAAATGCAAAATCAGAACCCTGGCAGACAAAAAGTGATGTAGCAGAATACCTAGAAGTTTTCTATCACTGCTATCAGTTGGGAGAGTATGATGACGCCTTCAAGACTATTCGCCTGTGTGACTATTTTCTAACTTTACGAGGTTACAACACTGACCTAGTTGAACTGTACGGAAAGTTAGTTGAAACATGGCAGCAAAATAACTCCGACAGGCGGAAATTCGCAGCTTCTCTAACTAGCTTGGGCAATGCTTACCGTTCTCTGGGACAATACCAAAAAGCAATTGATTACCATCAGCAGTCTCTGGCAATAACACAGGAAATTGGCAATCCCGATGGAGAAGCGACTTCTCTCAATAATTTGGGCATTGCTTACGATGCTCTGGGACAATACCAAAAAGCAATTGATTACCATCAGCAGTCCCTGGCAATAACACGGGAAATTGGCGATCGCAATGGAGAAGTGAATTCTCTCGGTAATTTGGGCAATGCTTACCGTTCCCTAGGAGAATACCAAAAAGCAATTGATTACTATCAACAGTCTTTGGCAATAAAACGGGCGATTGGCGATCGCAATGGGGAAGCGACTTCTCTCATAGGTTTGGGCATTGCTTACGATTCTCTGGGACAATACCAAAAAGTAATTGATTACTATGAGCAGTCCCTGGCAATATTCCGAGAGATTGGCGATCGCAATGGGGAAGCGGCTTCTCTCGGCAATTTGGGCATTGCTTCCAATTCTCTGGGACAGTACCCACTCGCCATTGATTACCATAAGCAGTCCCTGGCAATAAAACGGGAGATAGGCGCTCGCAATGGGGAAGCGAATTCTCTCATAAGTTTGGGCATGGCTTACGATTCTCTGGGACAATACCCACAAGCAATTGATTACTATCAGCAGTCTCTGGCAATAAATCGGGAGATTGGCGATCGCAAGGGAGAGGCGACTTCTCTCATAAATTTGGGCATGGCTTACGATTCTCTAGGACAATACCCACCAGCAATTGATTACTATGAGCAGTCCCTGGCAATATTCCAAGAGATAGGCGCTCGCAATGGGGAAGCGGCTTCTTTATTTAATTTAGGAATTACCTTAGCAAAGCTTGGTCGAAAATCAGAAGCCATTGCTGCTTACCAAAATGCCCACGATCTGTATCAAACAATGGGATTGGATGCAAATGTCCAAAATGCTGAGAATGCAATTCAAAGCCTTTCCAGGAAGACTAATATTTGGATGAGTTTGCCAAAAGCTATAGTCGGCTTTTTATTGCGATGGGTTTATCGCCTATGGCGACTGCTACACACCTTTCTCAGGCAACGATGA
- a CDS encoding DUF1648 domain-containing protein, with protein sequence MTRNPSNQRPILTIARSPISWVLEIAAVVGIFCIIVITLQSWANLPNSIPIHFEMGGKPDATGSKKLIWLFPSLAILLYVAFTVLRQFPHTFNYIWGITEQNVAKQYQLALNLLDWNKAEIMWVLAFIEWQIIQISLGHSAELIIDFFLVVMTLLLVTNGLYFWQAYQSR encoded by the coding sequence ATGACTAGGAATCCATCGAATCAACGACCGATTTTGACAATAGCGCGATCGCCTATTAGTTGGGTATTAGAAATAGCCGCTGTTGTAGGGATTTTCTGCATCATTGTAATCACCCTGCAATCTTGGGCAAATCTACCCAACAGTATTCCCATCCATTTTGAGATGGGAGGCAAACCAGATGCTACGGGTAGCAAAAAATTAATCTGGCTTTTCCCCAGCTTAGCGATTTTACTTTATGTAGCGTTTACAGTGCTGCGTCAGTTTCCTCATACCTTTAATTATATTTGGGGGATTACAGAGCAGAATGTCGCTAAACAATATCAGCTAGCTCTTAATTTATTAGACTGGAATAAGGCAGAAATTATGTGGGTACTTGCATTTATAGAATGGCAAATTATCCAGATAAGTTTGGGACATTCTGCTGAATTAATCATCGATTTTTTCCTTGTAGTAATGACGCTGCTTTTGGTCACAAATGGGCTGTATTTTTGGCAAGCCTATCAATCTCGTTAG
- a CDS encoding NAD(P)-dependent oxidoreductase, with protein MKKLLVTGASGFLGWHLCQLAQPEWEVYGTYFSHSLAIPGVNLLKVELKDYQELKHLFQEIQPDGVIHTAARSQPNFCQQYPDESYPINVTVSSNIAGLCADASIPCVFTSTDLVFDGLNPPYREADPVSPVNVYGEQKVMAEEGMLERYPMTAVCRMPLMYGMATPTATSFMQPFIEMLREGKELSLFIDEFRTPVSGTMAAKGLLLTLEKVNGRLHLGGKERISRYEFGRLLVEVLQLPEGGLKSCRQEDVRMAAPRPTDVSLDSSKAFELGYSPLSVREELAALREKV; from the coding sequence ATGAAAAAACTCTTAGTTACAGGTGCCAGTGGTTTTTTAGGATGGCATCTTTGCCAACTAGCACAACCAGAATGGGAGGTTTATGGAACTTATTTTTCTCATTCTCTAGCGATTCCTGGCGTAAATTTGCTGAAAGTTGAGTTAAAAGATTATCAGGAACTCAAGCATCTGTTCCAAGAAATTCAGCCAGATGGAGTGATTCATACCGCCGCGCGATCGCAACCTAATTTTTGCCAACAATATCCTGATGAATCCTACCCGATTAATGTCACTGTATCTAGTAATATTGCCGGACTTTGTGCGGATGCTTCGATTCCTTGCGTTTTCACTTCAACTGACTTAGTTTTCGATGGTTTAAACCCTCCCTACCGGGAAGCAGATCCCGTGTCTCCTGTCAATGTTTACGGGGAGCAAAAAGTGATGGCGGAGGAAGGGATGTTAGAACGTTATCCGATGACTGCTGTTTGCCGAATGCCTTTAATGTATGGGATGGCAACGCCTACCGCCACAAGTTTTATGCAGCCATTTATCGAAATGCTGAGAGAGGGGAAAGAATTAAGTTTATTTATCGATGAATTCCGAACGCCAGTTAGCGGAACAATGGCAGCAAAAGGGCTTTTATTGACATTGGAGAAAGTAAACGGACGCCTTCATTTGGGCGGAAAAGAGCGGATATCGCGCTATGAGTTCGGACGTTTATTAGTGGAAGTGTTGCAACTTCCTGAAGGGGGGCTTAAATCTTGCCGACAAGAAGATGTGAGAATGGCTGCACCAAGACCAACGGATGTTTCTTTAGATAGTTCAAAGGCTTTTGAATTAGGATACTCGCCTTTATCTGTACGGGAAGAATTAGCGGCATTGCGGGAGAAGGTTTGA
- a CDS encoding Na+/H+ antiporter has product MAVPTVTGSENQGNVAELVIFLIVLLLVATGVALLSRRFRIPYITGLVLAGLAITELLPGRIRLDSSLIFNLFLPILLFESAINTDVSRLRSTFKPIALLAGVGFPLCAAITSVLLKLELGLDWVPALLVGVILSITDTALVIAVFKEVSVPHRLVTLVEGESLVNDDVALVLFSLILTANSTGSLTPLDVVQAFLFVIVGGILVGLALGYLSIGLFSQADDPLSVILLTVAVALGAFQLGEFFHVSGVVAVVVAGLIVGNLGVSRSTSASTQVTLFSFWEFAGFGVNTFIFLLIGLEINLITLWQTLPAVLLALIAYQVGRALTVYPLLDLVRFFDKPIPVKWRHVLFLGNIKGSLSTALALSLPANLPGRDKLVVIVLGIVLLSLVGQGVSLPGFVRRLKLDQHSKSRQQIEELQAQLMTAKAAQDELESLLKSGVLPKSIYEEMRAAYQVRVAASERTLREIYNQRPEDSADESSDRLKLDTIRRQLLLAEKQVLNDALRRRILSEEVVQERIKTINEQLLSLEDD; this is encoded by the coding sequence ATGGCAGTCCCGACGGTCACAGGCAGCGAGAATCAGGGAAATGTTGCTGAATTAGTCATTTTTCTGATCGTCTTGTTGTTGGTTGCCACGGGGGTTGCCTTACTATCTCGACGATTTCGGATTCCCTACATTACAGGGTTAGTATTGGCAGGGTTAGCGATTACAGAGCTTTTGCCAGGTCGCATCCGTCTCGATTCCTCCCTGATTTTTAATCTTTTTTTGCCGATTCTACTGTTTGAATCGGCAATTAATACCGACGTCAGTCGTCTACGCAGCACATTTAAACCCATTGCTTTGTTAGCCGGAGTGGGCTTTCCCCTCTGCGCTGCCATCACCTCAGTCTTGCTGAAACTAGAACTGGGCTTAGATTGGGTTCCCGCCTTGCTAGTTGGGGTCATTTTGTCAATTACAGATACCGCCTTAGTGATTGCGGTTTTCAAGGAAGTATCTGTTCCCCACCGACTGGTCACGCTCGTAGAAGGTGAAAGCTTAGTCAACGATGATGTGGCGCTAGTCTTATTTAGCCTAATCTTGACTGCAAATTCAACTGGGTCATTAACGCCCCTTGATGTCGTACAAGCATTTTTGTTCGTGATTGTCGGCGGAATCTTAGTTGGCTTAGCCTTGGGCTATCTCAGTATTGGTTTATTTAGCCAAGCAGACGATCCTCTCAGCGTGATTCTACTCACGGTTGCCGTAGCGCTGGGAGCCTTTCAACTAGGCGAATTTTTCCACGTATCCGGCGTGGTTGCGGTTGTGGTGGCAGGACTGATTGTCGGCAACCTGGGGGTTTCTCGCAGTACCTCTGCTTCCACTCAAGTGACCTTGTTCAGCTTCTGGGAATTTGCCGGGTTTGGTGTTAATACCTTTATTTTCTTACTCATCGGCTTAGAGATTAATCTCATCACCCTTTGGCAGACGCTACCCGCCGTTCTTCTCGCACTGATTGCCTACCAAGTCGGGAGGGCACTCACCGTTTATCCACTCTTGGACTTGGTGCGTTTTTTTGACAAACCCATTCCTGTGAAATGGCGGCACGTTCTCTTTTTGGGCAATATTAAAGGCTCGCTTTCAACCGCCTTGGCTTTAAGCTTACCGGCTAATTTGCCAGGGCGAGATAAGCTGGTTGTCATTGTCTTAGGGATTGTGCTGCTGTCGTTGGTGGGGCAGGGAGTAAGTTTACCGGGGTTTGTAAGACGTTTAAAGCTCGATCAGCATTCAAAATCACGGCAGCAGATCGAAGAATTGCAAGCTCAATTGATGACTGCCAAAGCAGCGCAGGATGAATTAGAGAGTCTCCTGAAATCGGGAGTTTTACCAAAATCAATCTACGAAGAGATGCGAGCCGCTTATCAGGTGCGAGTGGCAGCTTCTGAAAGAACGTTGCGGGAGATATATAATCAGCGTCCAGAAGACTCTGCTGATGAAAGTAGCGATCGCCTAAAATTAGACACGATTCGTCGGCAATTACTATTGGCAGAAAAGCAGGTACTCAATGACGCCCTCCGCAGACGAATTCTCTCAGAAGAAGTGGTGCAAGAACGCATCAAAACCATTAACGAGCAACTTCTAAGTTTGGAAGATGACTAG
- a CDS encoding TrkA family potassium uptake protein: MYVLIGGAGLVGLDLAQQLVELGHTVAIIDTDPTACRYAREQVGAMAFEGSAVSTQVLIEAGIRKADAVVAALRDDALNLAMVTLAKHYGVSHIVTRMRQGDFAEPYRIAGAHHVISTVDLAVTTMVNAIEYPQVESMMHFEQGQVEVFKLKVPPESDIAGHTVSQVAQDSRFPSGSLIIGYQSHSHTDLVIPNGKTVLEAGATVLVVTKSEKLHQVIDFLGLCSSHLPNLEVAR, translated from the coding sequence ATGTACGTATTGATTGGTGGAGCAGGACTGGTCGGGCTGGACTTAGCCCAACAATTAGTAGAATTAGGACACACGGTTGCCATCATCGATACCGATCCCACCGCCTGCCGGTATGCTCGCGAACAAGTCGGAGCGATGGCTTTTGAAGGCAGTGCCGTCAGTACGCAAGTGCTAATAGAGGCTGGAATTCGCAAGGCAGATGCGGTTGTTGCTGCCCTCCGCGATGATGCTTTAAATCTGGCAATGGTGACACTTGCCAAGCACTATGGGGTTTCCCATATTGTGACTCGGATGCGCCAAGGTGATTTTGCCGAACCTTATCGGATTGCCGGAGCGCATCATGTCATCAGTACGGTTGACCTAGCCGTGACCACAATGGTGAATGCGATCGAATATCCCCAAGTGGAATCGATGATGCACTTTGAGCAGGGTCAGGTAGAAGTCTTCAAACTCAAAGTTCCACCGGAGTCTGACATTGCGGGACATACCGTGTCACAAGTCGCTCAGGATTCTCGATTTCCCAGTGGTTCTTTAATTATTGGCTATCAATCCCATTCCCACACCGATCTCGTCATTCCAAATGGAAAGACCGTGTTAGAGGCGGGAGCAACCGTGCTAGTTGTTACGAAATCGGAAAAGTTACATCAAGTGATTGATTTCTTAGGATTGTGTTCTAGTCATCTTCCAAACTTAGAAGTTGCTCGTTAA
- a CDS encoding WD40 repeat domain-containing protein, with product MTHQPTFGKVFVAIALGAVTTLTGCSSLESSANPVKGEDLTLASTSTTASQPAQPLNTLTGHSKYVQAIAISTDGQILASGGEDGTIKLWNLPKGIRIRTLAGHIKPIHAVAISPDKKLVASGSYDGTIKIWQLSNGALIHTLNGDSTSVLSIAISPDGKTLASSGLDKTIKLWQLSNGELIRTLTGNLDAVNCVTFSPDGGTLASGSADRSINLWNPRTGIRIRTLEGHSDWVNSVAFSPDGKLLASGSNDGTIKLWNPRNGEAIATLKGNATLINSVAFSPKGQTIASGSLDNAIKLWNPRTGELKSTLAGDDSKVNSFAFSPDGQTLATGSHDGSIKIWQVPAQE from the coding sequence ATGACACATCAGCCAACGTTCGGAAAAGTTTTCGTGGCGATCGCTTTGGGTGCAGTGACGACTTTGACTGGATGCAGTTCGCTCGAATCCTCTGCCAACCCTGTAAAAGGGGAGGATTTAACCTTAGCCTCTACATCAACTACGGCATCCCAGCCAGCCCAGCCACTCAACACGCTTACAGGGCATTCTAAGTATGTGCAGGCGATCGCCATCAGTACCGATGGGCAGATTCTTGCCAGTGGCGGTGAAGATGGCACTATCAAGTTGTGGAATTTACCCAAAGGTATCCGCATCCGTACCCTAGCAGGACATATCAAACCCATTCATGCCGTTGCCATTAGTCCGGATAAAAAACTTGTCGCCAGTGGCAGTTATGACGGCACCATCAAGATATGGCAACTCAGTAACGGGGCACTCATCCACACCCTTAACGGGGATTCCACCTCAGTTTTATCCATTGCCATCAGTCCCGATGGAAAAACTTTAGCCAGCAGTGGTTTAGACAAGACGATCAAGCTTTGGCAGCTGAGCAACGGGGAACTCATCCGCACCCTGACGGGGAATTTAGATGCGGTGAATTGCGTTACCTTTAGCCCTGATGGGGGCACATTAGCCAGTGGTAGTGCCGATCGCTCGATCAACTTATGGAATCCGCGCACGGGCATCCGCATTCGCACCCTAGAAGGGCATTCTGACTGGGTAAATTCCGTCGCCTTCAGTCCCGATGGAAAACTCCTGGCGAGTGGCAGTAATGACGGCACCATCAAGCTGTGGAATCCTCGTAACGGGGAAGCGATCGCTACTTTGAAGGGAAATGCCACGTTAATTAATTCTGTTGCTTTCAGCCCCAAGGGACAGACAATCGCCAGCGGCAGTTTGGACAATGCAATCAAACTGTGGAATCCTCGCACTGGCGAACTCAAAAGCACTCTGGCAGGAGATGACAGTAAAGTAAATTCCTTCGCTTTCAGTCCCGATGGGCAAACTTTAGCGACTGGCAGTCATGATGGCAGCATTAAGATTTGGCAGGTGCCTGCTCAAGAGTGA
- the der gene encoding ribosome biogenesis GTPase Der, whose product MSLPVVAIIGRPNVGKSTLVNRLAGVQDAIVHDEPGVTRDRTYRSAFWEDREFVIVDTGGLVFNDDTEFLPLIREQAMLALSEASAAIFVVDGQSGLTAADETIADWLRQQPVPVLLAVNKCESSEQGLTQAMEFWELGLGEPFPVSGIHGSGTGELLDALITYIVPAGEIPETEEIKVAIVGRPNVGKSSLLNAFVGENRSIVSPISGTTRDAIDMVVERNGKTYRLIDTAGIRKKKNVEYGPEFFGINRAFKAIRRADVVLLVIDAVDGITEQDQKLAGRIDEEGRACVIVINKWDAVEKDSYTIYEFERNFKGRLNFIDWAETIFVSAQTGQRVEKILDLVNTAAEQHKRRVTTAVINEVLQEAISWVSPPTTRQGRQGKIYYGTQVSSQPPAIALFVNDPKRFNDNYRRYIEGQFRKQLGFTGTPVRLFWRGKKVREMEAGSRSNRATRV is encoded by the coding sequence ATGTCCCTGCCTGTTGTCGCTATTATCGGTCGCCCGAATGTGGGCAAATCTACTCTTGTCAATCGATTGGCAGGTGTACAAGACGCCATTGTGCATGATGAACCTGGAGTCACGCGCGATCGCACCTATCGTTCCGCCTTCTGGGAAGACCGGGAGTTTGTCATCGTCGATACCGGCGGCTTGGTGTTTAATGATGACACCGAGTTTTTACCCCTGATTCGGGAACAGGCAATGTTGGCACTCTCAGAAGCGAGTGCCGCAATCTTTGTCGTCGATGGTCAGAGTGGGTTAACAGCAGCGGATGAAACGATCGCTGACTGGTTGCGTCAACAACCCGTGCCCGTCCTGCTAGCGGTGAATAAATGCGAATCCTCCGAACAAGGTCTCACCCAAGCAATGGAGTTTTGGGAACTGGGATTGGGCGAACCCTTCCCCGTCTCTGGCATTCATGGGAGTGGTACCGGCGAATTACTCGATGCCCTGATTACCTATATCGTGCCAGCAGGAGAAATCCCAGAAACTGAAGAAATTAAAGTCGCCATTGTCGGACGTCCCAATGTCGGGAAATCTAGCTTGCTGAACGCCTTTGTCGGCGAAAATCGTTCTATCGTTAGCCCGATCTCTGGCACGACCCGCGATGCCATCGATATGGTAGTAGAACGCAACGGTAAAACCTACCGACTGATCGATACCGCCGGGATTCGCAAAAAGAAAAACGTTGAATACGGTCCGGAATTTTTTGGGATTAATCGCGCCTTTAAAGCGATTCGTCGCGCCGACGTGGTTTTGTTAGTCATTGACGCGGTGGATGGCATCACCGAACAAGACCAAAAACTGGCTGGGCGGATTGATGAAGAAGGTCGCGCTTGCGTCATCGTCATCAATAAGTGGGATGCTGTTGAAAAGGATTCCTACACCATCTACGAGTTTGAACGCAACTTTAAAGGACGGTTGAACTTTATCGATTGGGCAGAAACGATTTTTGTCAGCGCTCAAACAGGTCAGCGGGTGGAAAAAATTCTAGATTTAGTGAATACAGCCGCCGAACAACACAAACGCCGCGTCACGACTGCTGTAATTAATGAAGTGCTACAAGAAGCGATTTCTTGGGTTTCCCCGCCCACGACCCGTCAAGGGCGTCAGGGCAAGATTTATTACGGCACCCAAGTGAGCAGCCAACCCCCAGCGATCGCGCTATTTGTCAACGATCCCAAACGCTTCAATGACAACTATCGCCGCTACATCGAAGGTCAATTCCGAAAACAGTTGGGTTTTACTGGAACCCCAGTGCGCTTATTCTGGAGAGGGAAAAAAGTCCGCGAGATGGAAGCGGGCAGTCGTAGTAACCGAGCTACTCGCGTTTAA
- a CDS encoding CbiQ family ECF transporter T component — MDLLRSLPLGLYLEQPITWLHHLDPRVKIAWLMSFLIAPVLANPIWRIALAVLLVAITVTAAIPLRVWKQQMGWLLMLCFFVFILSMIAPDGLGADSQRRLPADEISFIQTATPKPGVVKSAATQKPKATKPVSSQNPSNYRYVLFHQGPVKITRKSLALAINVSTLLFTLIYSTNLFLLTTAPEEITAGIESLMRPLRAFKFPVTEIALTLTLSLRFIPLVLEEVQNLVRSVRTRAINWKKLGIRKSLQLWLMVAERLLENLLLRAEQIASAMKVRGFTTPNSHRVQWHQLRLKKSDWAGLVSLVVLWGARLMWGWES, encoded by the coding sequence ATGGATTTACTGCGATCGCTGCCTCTGGGGCTGTACCTCGAACAACCAATCACTTGGCTGCATCACCTCGACCCCAGGGTGAAAATAGCTTGGTTGATGAGCTTTCTCATCGCTCCAGTCCTGGCAAATCCCATCTGGCGCATCGCTCTGGCGGTGCTGCTAGTTGCCATTACTGTGACGGCGGCGATTCCATTGCGCGTATGGAAGCAACAAATGGGTTGGCTGTTAATGCTGTGCTTTTTTGTGTTCATCCTGAGCATGATTGCTCCCGATGGGCTAGGAGCGGACTCTCAGCGACGCCTCCCAGCCGATGAAATATCTTTTATTCAGACTGCTACTCCCAAACCAGGAGTTGTCAAATCCGCTGCAACTCAAAAACCAAAGGCGACAAAACCAGTCTCCTCTCAAAACCCTTCAAACTACCGTTACGTGCTGTTCCACCAAGGGCCAGTCAAAATTACTCGCAAGTCCTTGGCGCTAGCGATTAACGTGAGTACCTTACTATTTACCTTAATTTACAGCACCAACCTGTTTTTGCTGACCACAGCTCCAGAGGAGATTACTGCGGGGATCGAGAGTTTGATGCGACCGCTGCGAGCATTCAAATTTCCCGTGACAGAAATTGCTCTAACTTTGACTTTATCGCTGCGCTTTATTCCCCTGGTTTTAGAAGAAGTGCAAAATTTAGTTCGTTCCGTGCGGACACGGGCAATTAACTGGAAAAAACTGGGTATCCGCAAAAGTCTGCAACTTTGGTTGATGGTCGCCGAACGATTGTTAGAAAATCTCCTCTTACGAGCCGAGCAAATTGCTAGCGCCATGAAGGTTCGCGGCTTTACCACTCCCAATAGCCATCGCGTCCAATGGCACCAGTTGCGTCTCAAAAAGAGCGACTGGGCGGGACTGGTGAGTTTGGTCGTACTTTGGGGGGCACGGCTGATGTGGGGATGGGAGAGTTAA